From a single Solenopsis invicta isolate M01_SB chromosome 6, UNIL_Sinv_3.0, whole genome shotgun sequence genomic region:
- the LOC105206674 gene encoding uncharacterized protein LOC105206674, whose protein sequence is MRIEFFTVFRRLSAEIYLFNMFICYRNMFFVIVDCITIARVNNLKLVLKIYNKNYIHTKERDRLQQAVKQFPCGTNKSLQKYYWMWLQLLFVKTVVLALVKKFELLVLKTCNKN, encoded by the exons ATGAGGATTGAATTTTTCACAGTTTTTCGGCGCTTAAGcgctgaaatatatttatttaacatgttCATCTGTTACCGAAACATGTTTTTTGTAATCGttgattgcatcacaatcg CACGTGTCAATAACCTTAAGCTAGTTTtgaagatttataataaaaattatatacacacCAAAGAGAGAGATCGCCTACAGCAG gcAGTCAAACAGTTCCCATGCGGCACAAATAaaagtttgcaaaaatattattggatgTGGCTGCAATTATTATTCGTAAAGACCGTTGTGCTCGCACTAGTCAAGAAATTTGAGCTATTAGTTTTGAAgacttgtaataaaaattaa